Proteins from one Acidiphilium multivorum AIU301 genomic window:
- a CDS encoding sodium:calcium antiporter: MTAAETWLAFFACLALVGAAGPVLSRNGDIIAVKTGLTGGWIGLILVAAITSLPELATGLSAVTIANAPDTAVGDVFGSCVFNLAILIVLDFMQRGESVYRRVRQGHILSAGFGVVLIGFVGMNIALHGQGMAVAAFGVGGYTPIIFLLYALGARAVFFYERDHREDAAEDAADRYAGTTLGTAVRSYALASAVVVVTGTALPFVAVALAAAMGWQQTFVGTLLVAAVTSLPELVVSVVAVRIGAVDMAMANLLGSNMFNILILGIDDLFYRQGPILYRVSPVHVVSALSAVIMSGLLIAGILYRPQRRIFQTVGWISFGLFTMYLLNSYVIFLHGTH, translated from the coding sequence ATGACGGCCGCCGAAACCTGGCTCGCCTTCTTCGCCTGTCTCGCGTTGGTCGGCGCCGCCGGGCCGGTGCTGTCGCGCAACGGCGATATCATCGCGGTGAAGACGGGCCTGACCGGCGGCTGGATCGGCCTGATCCTCGTCGCCGCCATCACCTCGCTGCCCGAACTCGCGACCGGCCTCAGCGCCGTGACCATCGCCAACGCGCCGGACACCGCGGTGGGCGATGTCTTCGGCAGTTGCGTCTTCAACCTCGCGATCCTGATCGTGCTCGACTTCATGCAACGCGGCGAGAGCGTCTACCGCCGGGTGCGCCAGGGGCACATCCTCTCCGCCGGCTTCGGCGTCGTGCTGATCGGCTTCGTCGGCATGAACATCGCCCTGCACGGCCAGGGCATGGCCGTCGCCGCATTCGGGGTCGGCGGCTACACGCCGATCATCTTCCTGCTATACGCGCTCGGCGCCCGCGCCGTCTTCTTCTACGAGCGCGACCACCGCGAGGACGCCGCCGAAGACGCGGCCGACCGCTATGCCGGAACCACGCTCGGCACGGCGGTCCGCAGCTATGCGCTCGCTTCGGCGGTCGTCGTCGTCACCGGCACGGCGCTGCCATTCGTCGCCGTGGCGCTGGCCGCGGCGATGGGCTGGCAACAGACCTTCGTCGGCACGCTGCTGGTCGCCGCCGTCACCTCGCTGCCGGAACTGGTGGTCAGCGTCGTCGCCGTCCGCATCGGCGCCGTGGACATGGCGATGGCGAACCTGCTCGGCAGCAACATGTTCAACATCCTCATCCTCGGCATCGACGACCTGTTCTACCGACAGGGCCCGATCCTCTACCGGGTCTCGCCGGTCCATGTCGTGTCGGCGCTGTCCGCCGTCATCATGTCGGGCCTGCTGATCGCCGGCATATTGTATCGCCCGCAGCGGCGCATCTTCCAAACCGTCGGCTGGATCAGCTTCGGCCTGTTCACGATGTATCTGCTGAATTCCTATGTGATCTTCCTCCATGGCACGCACTGA